A portion of the Pseudoalteromonas luteoviolacea genome contains these proteins:
- a CDS encoding M23 family metallopeptidase: protein MRYLKYLLFVVTFIILIGLLLPEKLHIPVRGASVHDWHQETFWYAPWGSSGVHKGIDIFGKKGTDVLSASDGVVLYSGQFSKGGKVVIVLGPKWRVHYYAHLESVITFAGQWLSSGQPIGSLGDTGNAKGKPAHVHYSILSLIPLPWLVTFEIQGWKKMFYLDPSKVLVE from the coding sequence GTGAGGTATCTAAAGTATTTACTCTTTGTTGTGACTTTCATCATTTTAATCGGTTTGTTACTGCCTGAGAAATTACACATACCGGTTCGTGGTGCCAGTGTTCATGATTGGCATCAAGAGACTTTTTGGTATGCACCGTGGGGGAGTTCGGGCGTGCACAAAGGTATCGATATTTTTGGGAAAAAAGGCACTGATGTACTGTCGGCATCCGACGGTGTTGTTTTATATTCAGGGCAGTTCAGCAAAGGCGGTAAAGTGGTGATTGTGCTCGGCCCTAAATGGCGGGTTCATTATTATGCGCACCTAGAGAGTGTAATAACTTTTGCTGGTCAGTGGTTAAGTTCAGGGCAACCCATTGGGTCTTTGGGCGATACAGGCAACGCTAAAGGCAAGCCTGCCCATGTGCATTATTCTATCTTGTCTCTTATCCCGCTACCTTGGCTTGTAACATTTGAAATCCAAGGCTGGAAAAAGATGTTTTATTTAGATCCAAGTAAGGTTTTGGTGGAGTGA
- a CDS encoding suppressor of fused domain protein, which translates to MKSTKKKIIKHYADFFEGHDFEILSWDLGPIKKILPDFQVVRFAPGPQINMWVYCSVGASNITHSDSALHEFVVVSPFESNRLVEMLAMVTYYHSNHSLGFGHTLPIGEPWLEGSNCENWLVSLPYPFGEDLEIMPLNSSHAHVAWLLPITDDERNFKIKHDLDSLEQKFDDAELKYWEVKRSSVV; encoded by the coding sequence ATGAAGTCTACTAAAAAAAAGATTATTAAACATTACGCTGATTTCTTTGAAGGTCATGATTTCGAGATATTGTCTTGGGATCTTGGGCCAATTAAGAAAATTTTACCCGATTTTCAGGTTGTCAGGTTTGCACCTGGCCCTCAAATTAATATGTGGGTTTATTGCTCAGTAGGCGCATCAAATATTACACACAGTGATTCAGCTCTTCACGAGTTTGTTGTCGTATCACCGTTCGAGTCAAATCGTCTAGTTGAAATGCTGGCAATGGTAACTTACTACCATTCGAATCATAGTTTGGGATTTGGCCATACCTTGCCTATTGGTGAGCCTTGGCTTGAGGGTTCTAACTGTGAAAACTGGCTAGTTTCATTGCCATATCCATTTGGAGAGGACTTGGAAATAATGCCTCTAAATAGTTCCCACGCTCACGTAGCTTGGTTACTTCCTATAACTGACGACGAACGCAATTTCAAAATCAAGCACGATCTAGATTCGCTCGAACAAAAATTTGATGACGCAGAGCTTAAATACTGGGAAGTAAAGCGATCTTCGGTAGTGTAA
- the fabD gene encoding ACP S-malonyltransferase — protein MKTYIFPGQGSQYVGMGKQLFAEFPAYVEQASDLLGYSISELCLADPNKQLNHTQFTQPALYVVSALAFLQQQKQQGSADYLAGHSLGEYAALFAAGAISFETGLKLVQKRGELMSKAAPGAMAAVLNVSESDLHNALAENNLNTIDIANLNTPDQIVISGLAEDINQSQAFIEQLGGRFIKLNTSGAFHSRYMAPAQTEFAEFIQGFEFKTLQTPVIANVTAQPYHHADIAQHLIAQITQPVQWTKSVEYLLSQGDMDFVELGPKKVLTKLVQTIEKQFVMPVQSSAVKTPSNNPAGVTPQQQVAHWNNTYPVGTEVLIKGQTTPYKTRTQATLQFGHRPTLYLHGFGGYFHLTDLRPAQQHARIPATA, from the coding sequence ATGAAAACATACATATTTCCGGGACAAGGTTCACAATACGTCGGTATGGGCAAACAGCTTTTTGCTGAGTTTCCTGCGTATGTTGAGCAAGCCAGTGACTTACTTGGCTATTCAATCAGCGAGCTGTGCTTAGCAGATCCCAACAAGCAGCTTAATCACACTCAATTTACTCAGCCTGCGCTTTATGTCGTCAGTGCCCTCGCCTTTTTACAACAGCAAAAACAACAAGGGTCTGCGGACTATTTAGCAGGTCACAGTCTGGGGGAATACGCAGCGTTATTCGCCGCAGGTGCAATCAGTTTTGAAACTGGGTTAAAGCTGGTACAAAAGCGCGGTGAGCTCATGAGCAAAGCAGCCCCCGGCGCCATGGCCGCTGTGCTGAATGTCAGTGAGTCTGATTTACATAACGCATTGGCAGAGAACAACTTAAACACCATTGATATTGCCAATTTGAATACGCCAGACCAAATCGTGATCTCGGGGCTTGCTGAAGACATTAACCAAAGCCAAGCTTTTATAGAGCAGCTAGGTGGTCGCTTTATCAAACTTAATACCAGTGGCGCATTTCATTCTCGCTATATGGCCCCTGCGCAAACTGAGTTTGCTGAATTTATTCAAGGCTTTGAGTTTAAAACGCTGCAAACACCTGTCATTGCTAACGTCACAGCACAGCCTTATCACCATGCAGATATCGCTCAGCACTTAATAGCGCAAATTACCCAGCCTGTGCAGTGGACTAAAAGCGTTGAATATTTGCTCTCACAAGGTGATATGGACTTTGTAGAGCTTGGGCCAAAAAAGGTGCTCACTAAATTAGTGCAAACCATTGAAAAACAGTTTGTGATGCCAGTGCAGTCAAGTGCGGTAAAAACACCCTCAAATAATCCAGCAGGTGTTACGCCACAGCAGCAGGTTGCACACTGGAATAACACGTACCCAGTGGGTACCGAGGTGCTTATTAAAGGGCAAACAACCCCCTATAAGACCCGTACTCAAGCCACTCTACAGTTTGGCCACCGCCCTACACTTTATTTGCACGGTTTCGGCGGATACTTCCATTTAACTGATTTACGCCCTGCCCAGCAGCACGCGCGCATACCCGCAACGGCTTAA
- a CDS encoding PfaD family polyunsaturated fatty acid/polyketide biosynthesis protein translates to MQHAIGHENFQLVGVVCEQKHNNKNQQSTQCTNSLDLANISPNNLGCANFRKDYGLKYAYLAGGMYRGIASKELVIALANAGVMGFLGTGGRQLKDIEQDIVHIQSKLTHGQAYGMNLVANLDSPDTELATVELYLQHGIKCIEAAAFIRITPALALYRLQGLYQDEQGVVRSRNKLIAKLSRPEVANGFLSPAPQQIVQQLLDDHKITAEQAKLSQSIFMCDDICVEADSGGHTDRGQPAVLLPAIQSLRDQKVAEFGFLHAPRIGLGGGIGTPSAAAAAFMMGADFILTGSINQCTVEAGTSDTVKHMLQHINVQDTEYAPAGDMFESGAKVQVLKKGSFFAARANKLFQLYHQYDSLDALPQRIQAQLQDKYFNMSFDEIWQQTKDYLLASKRPHDVERAEKDDKYKMARVFRWYFAHSMKLAFSGNEQMRVNFQVHTGPALGAFNQWVKGTELEPWQNRHVDKIADKLMQGTAELMSAKVQQLLAANLAYK, encoded by the coding sequence ATGCAGCACGCTATAGGTCATGAAAACTTCCAGTTAGTTGGTGTCGTTTGTGAACAAAAACATAACAACAAAAACCAACAAAGTACTCAATGCACAAACAGCCTCGACTTAGCCAATATTTCGCCAAACAACCTTGGCTGTGCCAATTTTCGCAAGGACTATGGTCTCAAGTATGCTTACTTAGCAGGCGGCATGTATCGTGGTATTGCTTCTAAGGAGTTGGTCATCGCACTTGCAAACGCAGGCGTGATGGGCTTTTTAGGCACAGGCGGCAGGCAGCTAAAAGACATTGAACAAGACATAGTTCATATTCAAAGCAAACTCACACATGGGCAAGCGTATGGGATGAATCTAGTGGCAAATTTAGACTCGCCTGATACCGAGCTTGCCACCGTAGAGCTCTATCTCCAACATGGGATAAAGTGTATTGAAGCCGCCGCGTTTATTCGCATTACACCCGCACTGGCACTGTATCGCTTACAGGGCCTATACCAAGATGAGCAAGGTGTTGTGCGCTCGCGCAATAAACTGATTGCCAAACTCTCTCGCCCAGAAGTCGCCAATGGCTTTTTAAGCCCCGCACCTCAGCAAATAGTCCAACAACTGCTTGATGATCACAAAATCACGGCTGAGCAAGCTAAATTAAGTCAGTCCATTTTTATGTGTGACGACATCTGTGTCGAGGCTGACTCTGGCGGCCATACAGACAGAGGGCAGCCCGCTGTTTTACTGCCCGCTATTCAAAGCTTAAGAGACCAAAAAGTCGCGGAGTTTGGCTTTTTGCACGCACCGCGAATTGGGCTTGGTGGCGGCATTGGCACGCCAAGTGCGGCCGCAGCCGCTTTCATGATGGGCGCAGACTTTATTCTCACGGGCTCTATCAACCAATGCACCGTCGAAGCGGGTACATCCGATACCGTCAAACACATGCTGCAACACATCAATGTGCAAGACACTGAGTATGCGCCCGCTGGCGATATGTTTGAATCCGGCGCCAAGGTGCAGGTGCTAAAAAAAGGCAGTTTTTTTGCGGCGCGTGCCAACAAATTGTTTCAGCTTTATCACCAATATGATTCGCTCGACGCCCTACCGCAAAGAATACAAGCACAGTTACAAGACAAGTACTTCAACATGAGCTTTGACGAAATATGGCAACAAACCAAAGACTACTTGCTTGCATCTAAGCGCCCACATGATGTTGAGCGCGCCGAAAAAGACGACAAATATAAAATGGCCCGCGTGTTTCGCTGGTACTTTGCCCACAGCATGAAGCTGGCCTTTAGCGGCAATGAGCAAATGCGGGTGAACTTTCAAGTGCACACTGGCCCTGCCCTAGGTGCATTTAATCAATGGGTCAAAGGCACAGAGCTTGAACCATGGCAAAACCGTCACGTTGACAAAATTGCCGACAAACTGATGCAAGGCACCGCTGAATTGATGAGTGCCAAGGTGCAACAACTGCTGGCAGCTAACCTCGCTTACAAATAA
- a CDS encoding integron integrase encodes MKSPFLSMIQAHMTTQRYAKSTISCYLYWITAFIRFHNLLHPKTLGEEAVEQFLSHLANQQNVAANTQAQALNALVYMYKEIIKQPLGLSLKFNKSHRQQKLPVVLTEREIAALLTHCPHQHLLAVSLLYGSGLRLMEVLRLRVQDIDFDYHCIRIWQSKGGKSRVVTLAAHLIEPLHQQIKVVGAYLQRDIQNKQYAGVWLPHKLRDKYKSANKQLGWHYLLPSHKLSTDPETQQLRRHHLDPRQIQRAVKTSATRGQITKPVTPHTLRHSFATHLLQNGADIRTVQAQLGHTDVRTTQIYTHVIQQGAQGVTSPLSKIATDQITPFGKVK; translated from the coding sequence ATGAAATCACCATTTTTATCCATGATTCAGGCACATATGACTACGCAAAGATATGCCAAAAGTACTATTTCATGTTATCTCTATTGGATAACTGCCTTTATTCGATTTCATAATTTATTGCACCCCAAAACACTTGGTGAGGAAGCGGTAGAACAGTTTTTAAGTCACCTAGCCAACCAACAAAATGTGGCTGCAAATACACAAGCTCAGGCACTCAATGCACTTGTGTATATGTATAAAGAGATCATCAAACAACCACTTGGTCTATCGCTTAAGTTTAATAAAAGTCACCGCCAACAAAAGCTACCTGTTGTACTGACCGAACGGGAAATCGCAGCACTACTAACACACTGCCCTCATCAACATTTACTAGCAGTATCTTTGCTTTATGGCAGTGGTTTAAGGCTGATGGAAGTACTGAGGTTACGAGTACAGGATATTGACTTTGATTACCATTGTATTCGTATATGGCAGAGTAAAGGAGGAAAAAGCCGAGTGGTTACACTTGCAGCACACCTCATAGAGCCACTACATCAACAAATCAAAGTCGTCGGTGCATATTTACAAAGAGATATTCAAAACAAGCAATATGCTGGGGTCTGGTTGCCACACAAACTCAGAGATAAATATAAAAGCGCAAACAAACAACTTGGTTGGCATTATTTACTCCCCTCTCATAAATTGAGTACCGACCCTGAAACACAACAACTTCGCCGTCACCATTTGGATCCACGGCAAATTCAAAGAGCGGTAAAAACGTCAGCAACAAGGGGCCAGATCACAAAACCTGTCACTCCACATACACTTAGGCATTCTTTTGCCACTCACCTACTCCAAAATGGTGCAGATATCCGAACTGTGCAAGCTCAACTTGGACATACAGATGTTAGAACAACACAAATATATACTCATGTTATCCAACAAGGCGCGCAAGGAGTAACAAGCCCTTTGAGTAAAATTGCCACAGATCAAATAACGCCCTTTGGCAAAGTAAAATAG